A segment of the Opitutia bacterium genome:
CGACGATCATCATGGAGACGGGCACGCATTCGCCGTGGGTCTCGCGGCTACTCGAACAGCAGGGCCACCGCGTGATCGTGGCCAACGCCCGCAAGCTCCGCGCCATCTCCTCGAGTCACACCAAGAACGACGCCGAGGACGCCCGCATGCTCGCCCGGCTCGGCCGCGCCGATCCCGCGTTGCTCAGCCCGATCAAGCACCGCAGCGAACAAGGCCAGCGC
Coding sequences within it:
- a CDS encoding transposase — encoded protein: MNTNELTIGLDLGDRRHHVCVLSAAGDILAEEVLPNTRECLGAYAARYPGATIIMETGTHSPWVSRLLEQQGHRVIVANARKLRAISSSHTKNDAEDARMLARLGRADPALLSPIKHRSEQGQR